The Bacillota bacterium genomic interval CAGCGGCACTAAAACAGCTGGCTCGGGAGCGAACCAGTCAGATCATCGGCCAAGCTGGTCTCGAAAAGGAACCGTACTTAGAGTGGGATAGAGACTATAAACCATCATCCGTTGTTATCGCTCCAATTATCAGTCCAACCGGTGACCTGATTGGGACCGTTATTCTCAGTTCGCAGGAAAGGGAATTAGGTGAGTTCGAACTAAAACTGGCAGAAACGGCAGCAAGTTTTCTCAGTAAGCAAGTCGGGATTGACTAGGATACTTAAGGAAAAGGTGGCCATCGGGCCACCTTTCTTGTGTGCCTGGCATGTCTGTTGCGCCGATGGGCTGAAAGAAGCCTGTCGATCGGTGGCGACGAGTCAACTGAAGCCTTTGTCCCCTCAGCAGACTAACAGAGCAGAGTGCGGTAGATTGCCATAGAGCTAGAGACGCCGCATGAGCTCTGGGAAGAAACTGCAACCATGTAAACAAGAGAAGCGGAGAGTACAGCGAGATGGAGAGACAGTACGAGGCCCGTATGCACGGTTCTGGGAGAGGGACAAGGCTAGGGCTGATCACCTAGCCTTGCCCTACTCGATCATGCAATTATAGTCCCAGTTGGGGTAGGAGAGAGTCCAGGGACTGTCTGGTGGTCAGCACAGGAGCAAAGAGATCTCCCACTTGGTTGAGCCGATCAAGGACGTTATTGAGGTGAAACTGCTGTGGTTGAATCCACTCAAGCTCCTCCCAGGTAACGGGTATAGAGATTGGGGCCCCCGGTCGGGGTCGGGGACTGTACGCACAGACAATGGTCTTGGCATACAGGTTTTGCAAGTGATCGATGTAGACCCTTCCCGTCCGTTCCTTCACCAATCGCCGATTGGTCACTTTGGTGGGGTGAATTTGGCTGATGAGTTCGCCGAGAAAGCCGACAAAGCGACTGGTGACCTGAAAGGAGTACTTGGGCTCGATGGGGACGTAGATATGGATTCCGGTAGCCCCGGAAAGCTTGGGAAATCCCTTCAGATTGAGCTTGTCCAGGGCCGCCTTTACCACAAAGGCAATCGCCCGGGCATCCTCAAAGCTACTGCCTTCTTCCGGGTCAAGGTCAAAGACAATGACATCGGGAAACTGAGGATGCTCGATGGTAGATAACCAGGGGTTAAGTTCGAGAGCTGCTTGGTTGGCTAACCAGACCATCGTGGCTCGATTTGACACCAGGATGTAGTTGATGCGGCTGTTACCAGAGCCTGCGAGATAAGTGTCAACGAAATCTGGCGTTGAAGGAGGAGCGTTCTTTTGGTAAAAGGACTGGCCCTGGATACCATTGGGGTACCGGACCAGGGTAAGGGGACGTTGGCTAAGGTGGGGGGCTATGTAGTCATACACTTGGGCGTAGTAGCGAATCAGATCCCCCTTGGTATAACCAACGTCGGGCCAGAGGACCTTGTCGAGATTAGTTAACTTGACCCGGTGTCCTTCCACTTCCACCGTTTGCTGGACACTAGTTCTTGCCATGGGTTTCGTCCTTTCCTTGGGAAATCTGCTGCCAGGTACACTCCTGGGGTCTTTTGTCCGGTCGGATGCACACAAAGCTGGGGTGGCGAAGTCGCCCCTCTGGAGTCAGCTGGAAAAATCTTACTTCGCAGACCGTTTGCGGCACAACCCAGACGGTGGTTTGCAGGGTTTTCTCGTCGACGTTGCCCACTGCTAGCTGGGAGCGGGGAAGGACAAAGGCAGAGAAGAAACGGCGCATCGCCTGGGCTTCCGAGTCAGTGAAACCGGTACCAACGTGCCCGATGTAATCAAAGTGGGAGAAATTCCACAGTCCCAGGGCCAGAGAGGCGAGGGAATCGCCCTTGGGGGTAAACCCGAGAATACAGGCTTCCAAAGTTTGGATGACCTTGCATTTTAGCCAGAGGCGACTGCGTTTGCCGGGAAGGTAGGGACTGTTCAACGCCTTGGCCACGATTCCTTCGAGACCCTGCTGCCTGGCTACCTGGTAAAGACTGATTCCTTGAGTTGGGACGAAGGGGGAGATTAGAAGTGGTCCCTCTTCAACTAATCCTTCCTTGAGCCGCGTCCTTCGTTCCAGTAGAGGGGTTGACAGCAAGGGGGCACCGTCCCAGTGCAGCAAATCGAAGGCTAGATAGTTGACTGGCGTTGCATCAACCACCTGTGGGGATGGGCTTCGTCGACTGCGGTGCAACAGAGCGTGAAAATCTGGTTTGCCAGCGGTAAAGGCGACAATTTCTCCATCGAGGATCGCAGGCAATTTCCTCGCCCGGCGATGGAGTGTCAAAAGCTCTGGGAATTGGTGACTGAAGTCCCGACCGCTGCGACTGTACAATATTGTGCGATCCCGTTCCAGGTAGGCGATGCACCGAAATCCATCCCATTTTGGTTCAAAGAGATAGTCCCGGCTGTCAAAGGGTTGGTCGATGGACTCGGCCAACATGGGACGAATC includes:
- a CDS encoding ATP-dependent DNA ligase, whose protein sequence is MMKLIRPMLAESIDQPFDSRDYLFEPKWDGFRCIAYLERDRTILYSRSGRDFSHQFPELLTLHRRARKLPAILDGEIVAFTAGKPDFHALLHRSRRSPSPQVVDATPVNYLAFDLLHWDGAPLLSTPLLERRTRLKEGLVEEGPLLISPFVPTQGISLYQVARQQGLEGIVAKALNSPYLPGKRSRLWLKCKVIQTLEACILGFTPKGDSLASLALGLWNFSHFDYIGHVGTGFTDSEAQAMRRFFSAFVLPRSQLAVGNVDEKTLQTTVWVVPQTVCEVRFFQLTPEGRLRHPSFVCIRPDKRPQECTWQQISQGKDETHGKN
- a CDS encoding DNA polymerase domain-containing protein — encoded protein: MARTSVQQTVEVEGHRVKLTNLDKVLWPDVGYTKGDLIRYYAQVYDYIAPHLSQRPLTLVRYPNGIQGQSFYQKNAPPSTPDFVDTYLAGSGNSRINYILVSNRATMVWLANQAALELNPWLSTIEHPQFPDVIVFDLDPEEGSSFEDARAIAFVVKAALDKLNLKGFPKLSGATGIHIYVPIEPKYSFQVTSRFVGFLGELISQIHPTKVTNRRLVKERTGRVYIDHLQNLYAKTIVCAYSPRPRPGAPISIPVTWEELEWIQPQQFHLNNVLDRLNQVGDLFAPVLTTRQSLDSLLPQLGL